Part of the Candidatus Saccharibacteria bacterium genome, TACATACAAGCGACCTTTACGGCGAACGATTTGATCGTCTTCACTGCGTTTTTTTATGCTTGCCTGTACTTTCACGCTTACCCCTTACGGTATGTTATGCGACCTTTGGTTAGGTCGTATGGTGTTAATTCTACTGTTACTGTGTCGCCAGGGACGATACGAATGTAGTGTTTTCGCATTTTGCCTGCAACATGTGCCAAAATCTCATGTCCGTTTTCAAGCTCTACTCGAAACTTAGCAGCGGGTAACGCTTCTTTGATAGTCCCTTGTAACTCGATTACTTCTTTAGTCTTTGACATACACTAGTGAGCAACTATACACACCTCTGTTTAATATGTAAAGACTTTTGGCGTAAAATATATACGCCGTGCGACTTATATTTGCGCAAAGCTTTAACTAATAATATCAAATACTAGCTAATATCTTCAAGCGATTGTTTTATTAGGTCTACACTCTGAGCTGCTTCAGCTAAGAATTCTTTGCGAATATCAATATTATCTTGGACATCCTTTA contains:
- a CDS encoding 50S ribosomal protein L36 is translated as MKVQASIKKRSEDDQIVRRKGRLYVINKRKPRHKQRQG
- the infA gene encoding translation initiation factor IF-1, whose protein sequence is MSKTKEVIELQGTIKEALPAAKFRVELENGHEILAHVAGKMRKHYIRIVPGDTVTVELTPYDLTKGRITYRKG